The following proteins come from a genomic window of Montipora foliosa isolate CH-2021 chromosome 2, ASM3666993v2, whole genome shotgun sequence:
- the LOC137991426 gene encoding craniofacial development protein 2-like, with the protein MAKPLETMTMIDNNKPRPSVLSSSEAPSQGSGKEENRAEGTKNLWVRTGCHWNMRICTYNARSLSSDDRMLEFGDELAKINFDVVGISEVQRKGEGCISLANSGHNLYHIGGNTCHRGVGFVVHKNITGYGTSFKGVSDRLAQLTIEINGKYHMNIIQAYLPTISHTDEEVDIVYEDMDNLITNTKAHFNIIIGDFNAKVGLDEPSKSCTGAFGLGICNSRGDSLIYFAEQHQLEIMNTFFKKSPTMRWTWISPNGTIKNAIDLHPHRQASYCHRRNCYKLV; encoded by the coding sequence ATGGCAAAACCCCTGGAAACCATGACCATGATCGACAATAACAAGCCAAGGCCCTCAGTCCTCAGCAGCTCTGAAGCACCTTCTCAAGGCAGCGGGAAGGAAGAAAACAGAGCGGAGGGTACTAAGAATCTCTGGGTTCGGACAGGCTGCCATTGGAATATGAGAATCTGCACCTACAATGCCAGATCACTATCCTCAGACGACAGAATGCTAGAGTTTGGGGATGAGCTGGCAAAGATAAATTTTGATGTCGTGGGAATCAGCGAAGTTCAAAGGAAGGGAGAAGGCTGCATCTCTCTGGCAAACAGTGGTCACAACCTATATCACATTGGTGGCAATACGTGTCATAGGGGAGTCGGTTTCGTGGTACACAAGAACATTACCGGATATGGCACCAGCTTTAAGGGCGTATCCGACAGATTAGCCCAGCTCACCATTGAGATCAATGGAAAATACCATATGAATATAATTCAGGCTTATCTTCCAACAATAAGCCATACCGATGAAGAGGTGGACATAGTCTATGAGGACATGGACAACCTTATTACAAATACCAAGGCTCACTTCAACATAATTATAGGTGACTTCAATGCTAAAGTTGGCTTGGATGAACCATCAAAGTCCTGTACAGGCGCGTTTGGGCTCGGCATTTGCAACAGCAGAGGGGATTCCCTTATTTACTTTGCGGAACAGCATCAGCTAGAAATCATGAACACGTTCTTCAAGAAGTCACCTACCATGCGTTGGACATGGATCTCCCCAAATGGGACTATAAAAAATGCGATCGACTTGCATCCTCACAGACAAGCCTCATATTGTCATAGACGTAACTGTTATAAATTGGTTTAA